The Megalobrama amblycephala isolate DHTTF-2021 linkage group LG18, ASM1881202v1, whole genome shotgun sequence genome segment cgatgactcCAGCAaaaacactccctttttcaatgcacagaaagctactaaagacatataaacagttcatgtgattacagtggttcaaccttagaTTATAAAGCAACGTGAATACactttgtgcgccaaaaataacaaaatagcaactttattcaacaatatttagtgatggctgatttcaaaacactgtttcatgaagcttcgaaccttaacgaatcatttgtttcgaatcagtggttcggagcgtgtaacaaactgccaaagtcacgtgaactattgaagtttcaaaacacttatgatgtaatgaaaactcatttactgaaatcatgtgattttggtgctctgaaccactgagctttaaagcttcatgaaacattgtttttaaatcacccatcactagatattgtggaataaagtcgctattttgttatttttggcacacaaaaagtattctcgtagcttaataatattaaggttgaaccactgtagtcacatgaactgttttaatatgttttttgtagctttctgggcatcgaAAAAGGGAGTGTCATTGCTagcgagccatcggatttcatcaacaatatcttaatttgtgttccgaagatgaacgaaggtcttacgggtgtagaaagacatgagggtgagtaattaatgacagaattttcatttttgggtgaactaaccctttaacatccacaagttaaaaaaaataaaacatgttaaaataatactaaaacatGTTTTAGTAGTCCTGAGTCACACTGCTCAGTGTCAAATGCTGACACTGTTGCTGATCGTATCAGGACACATGTATGTGTAAGGCACTTGCATCCCTGCGTTTCTGTCTTTGATAGACTCACTCAAAAAGGACAGCTCTGCTTGATGACCTTTGATAATTTTCTGGGGAGCCATCTGGCAAAAGTAGTCCTCAGGGTATTGCCCAAGTGAAACCTGCATAAAAGATTAGAAAGGATTTGTAGGGATTTGTGAGTATTTACAACAAATGGGATAATCAGTTGAGTAGGAAACACTCACTAAATCCGATGAAGGTTTGCTCAAAAGCCAAAAGACTGATACTAGATATGCAGAGGTGTTCATGTCAGGCAGAGTGTCCAGCAGGGTGTTTTTGTCTGAGCTTCCCTTAGAAGTAGGAGGGGGTCTTTTTAGAGAGCCAGGGGTGTTGGGAAACCAACTACCATAGTCAAACtaagaaaggaaaaaaactattataaatagaagttatctatctatctatctatatatatatatatatatatatatatatatatagatagatagatagatagatagatacagtacagtccaaaagtttggaaccactaagatttttaatgtttttacaagaagtttcgtctgctcaccaaggctacatttatttaattaaaaatacagtaaaaacagtaatattgtgaaatattattacaatttaaaataactgttttctatttgaatatatttcacaaagtaatttattcctgtgatgcaaagctgaattttcagcatcattactccagtcttcagtgtcacatgatccttcagaaatcattctaatatgctgatttgctgctcaagaaacatttaatgtgtacaattgtacaaaatatttgtgtacaatattttttttcaggattatttgatgaatagaaagttcaaaagaatagtgtttatctgaaatctaatcttttgtaccattataaatgtctttactgccacttttgattgatttaatgcatccttgctgaataaaagtattcatttctttaatttcttttcaaaaaaataaaaataaaaattcttactgaccccaaacttttgaacggtagtgtataatgctacagaagctttgtatttcagataaatgctgttcttttgaactttctattcatcaaggaatcctgaaaaaaaaagtacacaactgttttcaacattgaaaataatcataaatgtttattgagcagcaaatcagcatattagaatgatttctgaaggatcatgtgacactgaagactggagtaacgatgctgaaaattcagctttgcatcacaggaataaattactttgtcaaatatatttaaatagtacacagttattttaaattgtaataatatttcacaatattactgttttttactgtatttttaattaaataaatgtagccttggtgagcagacgaaacttcttttaaaaacattaaaaatcttagtggttccaaacttttggactgtactatatatatatatatatatatatatatatatatatatatatatatatatatatataggaatatttttcatttttagcttACTTGTCCTGCTCTGAGGGCAGAATGTTGAGCTGAAACTGTGAAGATCACCATGGTTACAAATTTAATGACCTCCTCCACTGTACTGAAACACTGAGGTATTCCTAATGAGAAGAAAAGTAAGATTGATGATgaaaaaatgatgtcattacgcAGCTATGCCATATTGTCTGACTTACCTGTGCTGCTCTGCTCAAGAAACCCATGAATGAAGATCTCCTTGATCCAGTCCTGGAGTTCAGTGTCCCGCTGCACATCACCGTCACTCTGGTAATAAAACTCCACCATGCTCCTTACAAATCTAGAGACCCATACCAAATTCATCACAAAGTCATCTGATTTGTATGTGGCATGATGGAGATGCCATAAAATAAACGTAACAGTGAATTAATGCAAAAATTACTCATTTATGAGGGCCCAGATCCGAAGTCCATCGTCTCTGTAGAAGAAGTTGGGAATAGATTCCAGACCTCGGTCACTGATGTCTTCAGGAAGGCAGAGAGAGCTGTAGGTCAGGTCTGAGAGCGCTTTCTTCATGAGATCGGTCATCCCTTCACCTCCAATACTGGTATTCTGAAGCAATAATGATTTGCAAGTAATTGTgtagattaaaaaataaatgaaaaaaaaaaaaaaaaaaatcctaaatcaATACCTGAGTGACAGCACCCTCAGGACCGAGAAGTCTGTCCCGAATAAGGGTGTTTATCTGGAGGGTATAACGTGTGTGTGGCATCAGCAACTATGAGAGAAtcacaaatatgaaatttagtCATGATgattttaaagaggacctattatgcttttttacatgttcaactttctgtaatgtttaatgttgatgtttgagcatgaaaaatgtcTGCAGCTCAAAGTTactttctgaactccctgaaacagttttcttccaggaatgaacatgtcacaatattcctcatttaaataattcccgcccaagGCGTATGCAAATAAAGGGGCGAAGCCTGGTTAAGTTCTAGTTATGGTAAGAGGTGtgacatttctaaaaaaaaatgctcaaagttgttgaccaatcagaacacacagctccagctgaccaatctgagcacattatacttttcagaaggaggggctacATATACACAGGAACTAAACGGAGTGTTGCTGACTGACTAGGAAGCGAgatgctgcaacaatgtaaaaaatgccaaaaataatgtgtttttttttcaagcatgaaaacctattctagttgCCCCAAACAAAACCAAGACTTTctaaaagggcataatatggTAAAACGGATCTTGAGACTCTCTGTGAAGGTTTTGTTCATCCTGGTTATGGAAGAATATCAGGTATTGTTCAGCTGTTTAGTATCTTTTGGCCCAAACAAATGAAGTGTACCTGACAGTATCTTGAGTACCTTGTGTATTGGGTGAACTGCTGGGAGGTTCCTTAGTAATGATACTGTAAAGGTCTCAGCCAACAGATGGGTGCGCAGATAAAAAGATGCTTGATGCTCAAGACAGTCTGCATTCCTCACATAGAGTTTGGCAAGCTGCCAATCATACTCGCAGTCGCTAGGCAGGAAAACTGGATTGTCGTCTGACACCTGTTGCTGCAACtgacagttaaagggttagttcacccaataatgaaaattttgtcatactcaccctcatgctgttccacacctttgttcattttcagaacacaaatgaagatattttttaaaggtgccctagattcaaaaattgaatttacctcggcatagttaaataacaagagttcagtacatggaaaagacatacagtgagtctcaaactctgttgtttcctccttatgtaaatctcatttgtttaaaagacctccgaagaacaggcgaatctcaacataacaccgactgttacgtaacagttggggtgtacgccccccaatatttgcatatgccagcccatgattgaggcattacacaagggcatccagtattaacgtctggatgaaaggcattagacaagggcagaacgtctggatgtgcactgctgaataatcagactaggtaagcaagcaaggacaatagcaaaaaatggcagatggagcaataataagtGACAtggattcatgataacatgatatttttagtgatatttgtaaattgtctttctaaatgtttcgttagcatgttgctaatgtactgttaaatgtggttaaagttaccattgtttcttactgtattcacggagacaagagccgtcgctattttcatttttaaacacttgcagtctgtataattcataaacacaacttcattctttataaatctctccaacagtgtagcattagccgttagccacggagcacagcatcaaactcattcagaatcaaatgtaaacatccaaataaacactgtacttatgcgattagacatgctgcatgacgaacactttgtaaagatccattttgagggtaatattagctgtgtgaacttttgtttatgctgtttaaggcaagcacgagctcttggggcatggagcacgggatttaaagggccacacaccctgaatcggctcatttctaattatgccccaaaataggcagttaaaaaaatgaattaaattttatgaagtgaaaaaacataatttgccactttatttacaaaaataatattatacaaAGCACGTTCACGCAACAATGTCAGCTCTCGCGTGAACACAAAACGCACGCGTCGCGATGATCTCGCGAACGCGTTGCAGATCAATATTTTCGtgaagtggtaaattatgttttttgcacaaacaaagcactcgcgtcgcttcataaaactgaggttaaaccactggagtcacatggattactttaatgatatCTTTCCTACCttaatttcatcaaaaatatcttcatttgtgttctgaagattcaacaaggtcttacgggtgtggaacaacatgagggtgagtcattaatgacacaattttcatttttgggtgaactaaccctttaattatttgctgtaaaattaataatacacACTCATAAAGGTTAAGAAAgcataaacaattttcaaggtttgtttattattttgtttatcatCTGACTGGCCATCTCAGccacactaaaaaaaaatcttagtatttttgtcttgattTCAAGACAAAATGTTTAAACATCCTTCAAGCAAGATCAAATCTAATTTCAGATCAGATTTAGATTTGTATatttgttcagttttatttatttattattattattttctggaTA includes the following:
- the si:dkey-17e16.9 gene encoding hydroperoxide isomerase ALOXE3; this translates as MEAIYEVEVTTGSMTHAGTFDNIFITLIGTQGQSERTKLDSYGRDFKTGMKVKYKVTTRFTLGNLLLIRLEKDNFIFLPENDWFCSLLNVRTPEKDMIYFPCYRWMGEGEVIELREAKATKIYDEKYSQLKEHRKNELTLNKQVYQWTEFKTGLPQCTCFQEPLSLPSVVRFSFTKDMNSAFNISTALGEIKMKKLVKKPDQWVQMEDMKSAFWSSRTTISEYVQLHWMDDEFFGHQLLNGPNPMMLRRCSELPLNFAVNDGMVQPFSESGTSLTLEMKQGNIFLCDYKRLADLPNQFINGKQQYVAAPLCLLYKNQMGKLLPIAIQLQQQVSDDNPVFLPSDCEYDWQLAKLYVRNADCLEHQASFYLRTHLLAETFTVSLLRNLPAVHPIHKLLMPHTRYTLQINTLIRDRLLGPEGAVTQNTSIGGEGMTDLMKKALSDLTYSSLCLPEDISDRGLESIPNFFYRDDGLRIWALINEFVRSMVEFYYQSDGDVQRDTELQDWIKEIFIHGFLEQSSTGIPQCFSTVEEVIKFVTMVIFTVSAQHSALRAGQFDYGSWFPNTPGSLKRPPPTSKGSSDKNTLLDTLPDMNTSAYLVSVFWLLSKPSSDLVSLGQYPEDYFCQMAPQKIIKGHQAELSFLSESIKDRNAGMQVPYTYMCPDTISNSVSI